A genome region from Schlesneria paludicola DSM 18645 includes the following:
- a CDS encoding transposase family protein has translation MISGSAAVQDRELYQQILGLKSPWTVSEVSLSLEQQQVDVFVEHPGGTKFCCPECDQSLPCYDHTAERQWRHLDSCQFKTILHASIPRVDCPTHGVKQVNVPWAQKGSRFTILFERFAVEVLLATQNVKGAMGILR, from the coding sequence ATGATTTCTGGGAGTGCGGCGGTGCAGGATCGGGAATTGTATCAGCAGATTCTTGGGCTGAAGAGTCCTTGGACCGTTTCTGAGGTGTCGTTGAGTCTTGAGCAACAGCAGGTCGATGTCTTCGTTGAGCATCCTGGAGGCACGAAGTTTTGTTGCCCCGAGTGCGATCAGTCATTGCCTTGTTACGACCACACGGCCGAGCGTCAGTGGCGGCATCTGGATAGCTGCCAGTTCAAGACCATTCTTCACGCGAGCATCCCGCGCGTCGATTGCCCGACGCACGGAGTGAAACAGGTGAACGTACCCTGGGCCCAGAAAGGCAGTCGCTTCACGATCCTGTTTGAGCGTTTTGCGGTTGAGGTGTTGTTGGCGACTCAAAATGTGAAAGGCGCGATGGGCATCTTGCGA
- a CDS encoding MFS transporter — protein sequence MESRVISSPISRSGWAEIAMGIGGFGIGTGEFVIMGLLPNVAEQMHVSVPEAGYSISAYAVGVVVGAPLISVFGARWPRHLLLTVLMSWFALGNLASAWATDFVWLTVFRFLTGMPHGAYFGVASLVAASLVAPEQRGQAVGRMMLGLTIATVLGVPLATWLGQSWGWRSAFTFVALIGAAAASAIWSTVPRRPADRNATPLRELGALRKPQVLLTLGIGSVGFGGLFCVFSYITPTMVQVAGLPESWMPAVLALFGIGMISGNLLGSQLADRALMLTIGGALIWNIVVIGLFSFSAHYLWLALLNILLIGHGVALVPALQIRLMDVADDAQTLAAALNHSAFNIANALGAWLGGVVITAGYGWAATGWVGAVMALVGMAIFLISAALKKQPPLDSNESTTILSVSSATAASLE from the coding sequence ATGGAAAGCAGAGTGATCTCAAGTCCGATCAGCCGCTCCGGGTGGGCAGAGATCGCCATGGGGATCGGCGGTTTTGGGATCGGCACGGGCGAGTTCGTGATTATGGGTCTTCTGCCGAATGTGGCAGAACAGATGCACGTCTCAGTCCCCGAAGCGGGATATTCCATTAGCGCCTACGCGGTCGGCGTGGTCGTCGGCGCACCATTGATCTCGGTTTTTGGGGCCCGTTGGCCCAGACATTTATTGCTCACGGTCTTGATGTCATGGTTCGCACTGGGAAACCTGGCGAGCGCCTGGGCGACGGATTTTGTTTGGCTAACGGTCTTCCGTTTCCTGACGGGAATGCCGCACGGAGCCTATTTCGGCGTCGCATCACTCGTCGCTGCGTCGCTCGTGGCACCGGAACAACGAGGACAAGCCGTCGGCCGAATGATGCTTGGATTGACGATTGCTACCGTTCTCGGAGTGCCGCTGGCAACATGGCTGGGCCAATCCTGGGGATGGCGTTCCGCCTTCACGTTCGTGGCGCTGATTGGTGCCGCGGCAGCCAGTGCGATCTGGTCGACCGTTCCGCGCCGTCCCGCTGACCGCAACGCCACACCACTACGTGAACTGGGTGCTCTCCGAAAGCCTCAAGTTCTGCTGACCCTCGGAATTGGCTCTGTGGGATTCGGCGGGCTCTTTTGCGTTTTCAGCTACATCACACCGACCATGGTCCAGGTCGCCGGATTGCCCGAGTCCTGGATGCCGGCTGTGCTGGCCCTGTTCGGAATTGGCATGATCTCTGGCAATCTACTCGGTTCGCAACTTGCCGATCGAGCACTGATGCTCACGATTGGCGGAGCCCTGATCTGGAACATCGTCGTGATTGGATTGTTCTCGTTCAGTGCGCATTATCTCTGGCTGGCCTTGCTCAATATCCTGCTGATCGGGCATGGTGTGGCCCTGGTTCCCGCCCTCCAGATCCGCTTAATGGACGTTGCCGACGACGCCCAGACGCTTGCCGCCGCGTTGAATCACTCGGCATTCAATATCGCCAACGCACTCGGCGCCTGGCTTGGTGGAGTCGTCATCACGGCGGGCTATGGCTGGGCTGCCACGGGTTGGGTCGGAGCCGTGATGGCCCTCGTTGGAATGGCCATTTTTTTGATTTCAGCGGCACTCAAGAAACAGCCCCCTCTGGATTCAAATGAGAGCACGACCATTCTGTCAGTAAGTTCGGCCACCGCGGCGTCGCTGGAATGA
- a CDS encoding flavin reductase family protein, producing the protein MYFDFAELDPKERCKLLVSTITPRPIAWVVSQDAQGVLNAAPFSFFNAFAGDPPVVGIGVGSHKSGRPKDTRVNIQQTNQFVVNLVSESNASAMNVTAIEFDYGVNELEQASLTTLASTHIKPPRIAESPVAFECELLQIVELGPSSGLILGRVLAMHIRDDMLIDANKHYVDTPKLKLIGRMHGAGWYAKTSDLFQMDRIPVDQWTSEHGG; encoded by the coding sequence GTGTATTTCGATTTTGCCGAGCTCGATCCAAAAGAGCGATGCAAGCTACTGGTTTCAACCATCACTCCTCGGCCAATTGCCTGGGTGGTTAGTCAGGACGCTCAAGGTGTCTTGAATGCGGCACCGTTTTCGTTCTTTAACGCGTTTGCGGGGGACCCGCCGGTCGTAGGGATTGGAGTCGGCAGCCACAAGTCTGGACGCCCCAAAGACACCAGGGTGAACATTCAGCAGACCAATCAGTTCGTGGTGAATCTCGTTTCGGAAAGCAATGCGAGCGCGATGAACGTCACCGCGATCGAGTTCGACTATGGGGTGAATGAGCTGGAACAGGCGTCTTTAACAACGTTGGCCTCAACCCACATCAAGCCGCCGCGAATCGCCGAGAGTCCTGTCGCTTTCGAATGTGAATTGCTGCAAATTGTGGAACTCGGTCCTTCGAGCGGTTTGATCCTTGGTCGCGTGTTGGCAATGCACATTCGCGATGACATGCTGATTGATGCGAATAAGCATTACGTGGACACTCCAAAACTGAAGTTGATCGGAAGGATGCATGGAGCGGGTTGGTATGCCAAAACGTCGGACCTGTTCCAAATGGATCGAATTCCCGTCGATCAATGGACGAGCGAACATGGAGGATAG
- a CDS encoding PDZ domain-containing protein, which yields MWISRIAWIVFITTYSGVHAADVDPLVWNKPAEAPVFRNQLPPDIFQQRSRMVLERLGDLSKLTASPIPDRGVRITRVLPDSQAITWNLKPDDLITKIDSIELWGGSLPNTTAQRKVTIFRCAENRSQTMKAEPGKIGILTGLHWRPELTYLRNKSSRNPKWDEFVVVGAHSCQSDPDLAETAWFHAVEAGYRPDGLSWICGAAIALEQGRVEAAADFAYLAHEVEPKRAKIVSPCVLLRVMLANYKFSDAFELCRQYPEELCNMPRAYQLLADLHRARSDDERRARPPSQISEEYYRNDLMPRCVPMTIDARTDLPKLLEGNGLTASEANGFHRPLVFVPSDPARNLELTVRYTPITMHAGVDESYFTVALVPYSPENATQLLDVADALAIGVSSLEGSRIALRQGIPASATIFDASGTSSAQITSQEIRVIRVRGQLEAFVNGKRWLYQPVADEKMGPSGFIVGRG from the coding sequence ATGTGGATTTCACGAATCGCGTGGATCGTGTTTATCACCACTTATAGCGGCGTGCATGCGGCCGACGTTGATCCACTCGTCTGGAACAAACCGGCCGAGGCACCCGTATTCCGCAATCAACTTCCACCCGACATCTTTCAACAGCGATCGCGAATGGTTTTGGAGCGTCTTGGAGACCTTTCCAAGCTGACTGCATCACCAATTCCGGACCGCGGCGTGCGAATCACGCGAGTCCTTCCCGATTCACAGGCGATTACTTGGAATCTCAAGCCCGATGATCTGATTACGAAAATCGATTCGATCGAACTTTGGGGTGGTTCGCTGCCGAATACGACAGCACAGCGAAAGGTCACGATTTTTCGCTGTGCTGAAAATCGATCTCAAACGATGAAGGCAGAACCAGGGAAAATCGGAATTCTGACAGGATTGCACTGGCGACCGGAACTCACCTATCTCCGCAATAAATCCTCTCGAAATCCGAAATGGGATGAGTTCGTGGTTGTTGGGGCACATAGTTGCCAGTCCGATCCGGACCTGGCAGAGACCGCCTGGTTTCACGCGGTGGAAGCGGGCTATCGTCCCGATGGATTGTCCTGGATCTGTGGCGCGGCCATTGCATTGGAGCAGGGACGCGTGGAAGCGGCCGCCGACTTCGCCTATCTGGCACATGAGGTGGAACCGAAGCGGGCCAAAATTGTGTCGCCCTGTGTCCTGTTGCGCGTGATGCTTGCCAACTACAAGTTCAGTGATGCGTTTGAGCTCTGTCGGCAGTATCCAGAAGAACTTTGTAATATGCCCCGTGCGTATCAACTTCTTGCGGATTTGCACCGCGCGCGGAGCGATGATGAACGGCGTGCCAGGCCTCCCTCGCAGATTTCAGAGGAATACTATCGAAATGATCTCATGCCGCGATGTGTTCCAATGACCATCGATGCGCGGACGGACCTGCCCAAGCTTTTGGAGGGGAACGGTTTGACCGCGTCCGAGGCAAATGGTTTCCATCGGCCACTGGTTTTCGTGCCCTCAGATCCTGCACGAAATTTGGAACTCACTGTCAGGTATACTCCGATCACGATGCATGCGGGGGTTGACGAAAGTTATTTCACCGTCGCGCTTGTTCCCTATTCGCCAGAAAATGCGACTCAATTGCTGGATGTCGCAGATGCTCTGGCGATCGGGGTGAGTTCGCTGGAAGGCTCGCGAATTGCCCTGCGTCAGGGGATCCCGGCGTCCGCGACGATCTTCGACGCTTCTGGAACTTCATCGGCCCAGATAACATCCCAGGAAATTCGTGTGATTCGCGTTCGTGGGCAACTTGAGGCTTTCGTCAACGGAAAACGCTGGCTCTATCAGCCCGTCGCCGACGAGAAAATGGGTCCATCCGGTTTTATTGTGGGTAGAGGCTGA
- a CDS encoding aldo/keto reductase gives MTTPQRRLLNDGHQLPLIGFGTWPLDDDQATIAVDAALQAGYRLIDTAARYGNEVGVGRGVRDSGIPRQDIVLTTKLRGSAHGYDNTLRGFDTSLKRLGTDYLDLYLIHWPQPTVNLYVESWKAFIRLKEEGLVRSIGVSNFLPEHIDHLQQATGVLPAVNQIELHPNYSQLNLRQWLVQKGILVQSWSPLGQGEELNQSAIQTLARKHDRTTAQIVLRWHLQLGLLPIPKSQNSQRIQQNIAIFDFSLDQDDLAALATLEANHRLGEDPTSFTEE, from the coding sequence ATGACCACGCCTCAAAGACGCCTCTTGAACGACGGCCACCAACTGCCACTGATCGGTTTTGGCACATGGCCGCTCGACGACGATCAGGCGACAATTGCCGTCGATGCCGCACTTCAAGCCGGATATCGGTTGATTGATACTGCCGCTCGCTACGGCAATGAGGTCGGAGTGGGACGAGGCGTCCGTGACAGCGGAATACCTCGACAGGACATTGTGCTGACAACGAAGCTGCGTGGATCCGCGCATGGCTACGACAACACCTTACGTGGCTTTGATACAAGCCTGAAACGACTAGGTACAGACTATCTCGATCTGTACCTGATCCATTGGCCGCAACCGACAGTGAACCTGTACGTCGAATCTTGGAAGGCATTCATTCGGTTGAAGGAAGAGGGTCTCGTTCGCTCGATCGGTGTCTCGAATTTTCTCCCCGAGCATATCGATCACTTGCAGCAGGCCACCGGCGTACTGCCCGCAGTCAATCAGATCGAACTGCATCCCAACTACTCGCAGCTGAACCTGCGTCAATGGCTAGTTCAGAAAGGGATTCTTGTGCAGTCTTGGAGTCCGTTGGGGCAGGGGGAAGAACTGAACCAATCCGCCATTCAAACCCTGGCGCGTAAGCACGATCGAACCACCGCTCAAATCGTATTGCGCTGGCATTTGCAGTTGGGACTCTTGCCGATTCCCAAGTCGCAGAATTCCCAACGCATCCAACAGAACATCGCGATCTTCGATTTCTCGCTTGATCAAGACGATCTCGCGGCGCTCGCAACGCTGGAGGCAAATCATCGCCTGGGCGAAGACCCGACCAGCTTCACGGAAGAATAA
- a CDS encoding transposase, with product QENLSEKQRTVFESTFDLQLKTGKAWAFKEMLRDLWGQDSAATATTYFQDWYKRVIHTNLEPMKSVARSIKERLDHVVSYCTHRITNGVAEGMNSKIMSIKRRVGGFRNRNNFKTAIFFYCGGLSLYPQ from the coding sequence CAGGAGAATCTCAGTGAGAAACAGCGGACGGTGTTCGAATCGACATTCGATCTGCAGCTGAAAACGGGAAAAGCCTGGGCCTTCAAGGAAATGCTGCGTGACCTTTGGGGGCAAGACTCCGCAGCCACTGCAACGACCTATTTCCAAGACTGGTACAAACGAGTCATTCACACGAATCTCGAACCGATGAAATCCGTGGCTCGTTCAATCAAGGAGCGATTGGACCACGTCGTCAGCTACTGCACCCACCGCATCACGAATGGAGTCGCGGAAGGAATGAATAGCAAAATCATGTCCATCAAAAGACGTGTCGGTGGCTTCCGTAACCGCAATAACTTCAAAACCGCCATCTTCTTCTACTGCGGGGGACTCAGCCTCTACCCACAATAA
- a CDS encoding arylsulfatase, translating to MNIRQTLSAIGTVVAGTILGHFASAIQSAPVQIASAAVTPSAVASPKRVNVPAAIPEVPVANPFCFTSKPQNERVLALANAQTPTGSSKKPNILVIMGDDVGIWNIGAYHRGMMAGRTPNLDKLAAQGMLFTDYYAEASCTAGRANFITGQLPKRTGMTTVGQAGSAIGLPAQAPTIATILKSLGYATGQFGKNHLGDRNEFLPTVHGFDEFFGYLYHLDAMEDPFHKNYPPELRDSVGPRNMLHSWATDKDDATEQPRWGKIGKQKIEDAGTLPPKRMETVDDEILEHTLKFIDKAKKDEKPFFVWLNPTRIHIVTHLSEKYENMRTPQNGWATVEAGMAQLDDIVGSMMKKLKDEGMEDNTIVMFTTDNGTENFTWPDGGQTPFAGGKGTVMEGGFRAPAMVRWPNHIPAGKVENGIISGMDWLPTFVAAAGNPKIVDELKEGKKLGDATYKVHLDGYNQLDLLTGKTPSARHEIYYFAEGTLGAVRIDDFKYRFIDQPSGWFGGTVKVDVPILTNLRLDPFERTGFTGSIEYFEWFKFQFWRFVYVQQQVAKLAQTAIEFPPMQKGASFNLDAVKEQIEKAISAHSAGK from the coding sequence ATGAACATTCGTCAGACCCTATCGGCAATCGGCACGGTCGTCGCTGGTACGATTCTGGGACACTTCGCCTCGGCGATTCAGTCCGCTCCTGTGCAAATCGCATCGGCGGCGGTCACACCGTCCGCGGTTGCGAGTCCCAAGCGAGTGAATGTTCCCGCCGCAATACCGGAAGTCCCCGTCGCGAATCCGTTCTGTTTCACCTCGAAGCCGCAGAACGAACGCGTCCTCGCTCTAGCCAACGCGCAAACGCCAACGGGTTCAAGCAAAAAGCCCAATATCCTGGTCATCATGGGTGATGACGTCGGCATCTGGAATATCGGCGCATACCATCGAGGAATGATGGCGGGACGAACGCCGAACCTGGACAAGCTGGCGGCACAAGGGATGTTGTTTACGGACTACTATGCGGAAGCAAGTTGCACTGCGGGTCGCGCCAACTTCATTACGGGCCAACTTCCCAAGCGGACAGGGATGACCACCGTGGGTCAAGCGGGCTCGGCCATCGGCCTGCCCGCGCAAGCCCCAACGATTGCGACGATCTTGAAATCACTGGGCTACGCCACGGGACAATTTGGCAAGAATCACCTCGGTGATCGCAACGAGTTTCTGCCCACGGTACATGGGTTCGATGAGTTCTTTGGATACCTCTATCACCTCGATGCGATGGAAGATCCATTTCACAAGAACTACCCGCCAGAACTGCGGGATTCCGTTGGACCTCGAAACATGCTTCACAGTTGGGCGACTGACAAGGACGATGCAACAGAACAACCTCGATGGGGCAAGATCGGCAAACAAAAGATTGAAGACGCCGGCACCCTCCCACCAAAGCGGATGGAAACGGTCGACGATGAAATCCTTGAACACACGTTGAAGTTTATCGACAAAGCGAAGAAGGACGAAAAACCGTTCTTCGTCTGGTTGAACCCCACACGCATTCATATCGTCACGCATTTGTCTGAAAAATACGAAAACATGCGGACACCGCAGAATGGCTGGGCCACCGTCGAAGCGGGAATGGCTCAGTTAGACGACATCGTCGGCTCGATGATGAAAAAGCTCAAAGACGAAGGAATGGAAGACAACACGATCGTGATGTTTACTACTGACAACGGCACAGAAAACTTCACCTGGCCGGATGGTGGACAAACTCCGTTCGCGGGAGGCAAAGGGACCGTCATGGAAGGCGGCTTCCGTGCGCCGGCCATGGTCCGCTGGCCGAATCACATTCCTGCAGGGAAGGTCGAGAATGGAATCATTTCGGGAATGGACTGGTTGCCAACGTTTGTGGCAGCGGCGGGCAATCCGAAAATCGTCGATGAATTGAAGGAAGGCAAGAAGCTCGGGGATGCGACTTATAAGGTTCACCTTGATGGCTACAACCAATTGGATCTGCTCACGGGAAAAACCCCTTCGGCTCGCCACGAGATCTACTATTTCGCAGAAGGAACCTTAGGCGCCGTTCGAATCGATGACTTCAAATATCGATTCATCGATCAGCCAAGCGGATGGTTCGGGGGAACCGTGAAAGTCGATGTTCCCATTCTCACCAATCTGCGGCTGGACCCCTTCGAGCGCACAGGCTTCACAGGGTCGATTGAATACTTCGAATGGTTCAAGTTTCAGTTCTGGCGATTCGTTTATGTCCAGCAACAAGTCGCAAAGCTGGCTCAAACCGCGATCGAGTTCCCACCGATGCAAAAGGGAGCGAGTTTCAATCTGGATGCGGTGAAGGAACAGATCGAGAAGGCAATTTCGGCTCACAGTGCGGGCAAGTAG
- a CDS encoding GntR family transcriptional regulator, whose translation MVSEPKYRQISRELLEEIAAGRYGPAGKLPSEGQLVKRFRVSRPTAARALRELQEQGLLERRVGSGTFLSAPHVASKSERPQLGLLIPGLGKTEIFEVICGELASLTRGDEIGLVWCGTPSPQQTDEERIHDAESLCEQFIQKRVGGVFFAPFEHTSGMEEVNRRLAERLQQAGIAVLLLDRDITAFPHRSDFDLVSVDNFAASYQLTEHLLKLGCKELVFVAPPFSAPTVNSRIAGSREALLDYGLPIPKKFVRLGDPDDPQLVKSLMAGHKLDAVLCSSDRVAAVLIQSFERANLRVPKELRVVGFDDIKYATLLSPPLTTMHQPCREIAMTAFRALLDRMQNPSLPPRGFVLPARLVVRESCGAYLMHGR comes from the coding sequence ATGGTTTCGGAACCCAAGTACCGACAGATTTCGCGTGAACTGCTGGAAGAGATCGCCGCCGGGCGGTACGGTCCGGCGGGGAAGCTGCCCAGCGAAGGACAACTGGTCAAACGTTTTCGAGTGTCCCGTCCCACGGCTGCACGAGCGCTGCGCGAACTTCAAGAGCAAGGTCTCTTGGAGCGTCGTGTCGGTTCGGGGACATTTCTATCCGCTCCTCACGTGGCGTCAAAATCAGAACGGCCTCAACTTGGGCTTTTGATCCCTGGTTTGGGGAAAACCGAAATCTTCGAAGTGATTTGTGGCGAACTTGCCAGCCTCACACGCGGCGACGAGATCGGGCTTGTGTGGTGCGGAACGCCGTCGCCTCAGCAGACTGATGAAGAACGCATTCACGACGCAGAGTCGCTGTGTGAGCAGTTTATTCAGAAACGCGTCGGTGGCGTCTTCTTCGCCCCATTCGAACATACTTCGGGAATGGAAGAGGTGAACCGTCGATTGGCAGAGCGACTGCAACAGGCGGGGATTGCCGTTCTTCTCCTGGATCGCGACATCACGGCGTTTCCTCATCGAAGTGATTTCGATTTGGTGAGCGTCGACAACTTCGCTGCCTCCTATCAGTTGACGGAGCATCTGCTGAAACTTGGTTGTAAGGAACTCGTGTTTGTGGCTCCTCCGTTCTCGGCTCCGACGGTGAATTCACGAATTGCGGGATCACGTGAGGCACTGCTCGACTATGGACTTCCGATTCCGAAGAAGTTCGTGCGTCTGGGAGATCCAGATGATCCGCAACTGGTGAAGAGTTTGATGGCCGGCCATAAATTGGACGCGGTGCTTTGTTCAAGCGACCGCGTGGCGGCCGTGCTGATCCAATCGTTTGAGCGAGCCAATTTGCGCGTTCCAAAGGAACTCCGCGTTGTTGGATTTGATGACATCAAGTACGCCACGCTCCTTTCGCCGCCACTCACGACCATGCATCAACCTTGCCGCGAAATCGCGATGACGGCATTTCGTGCGTTACTCGACCGCATGCAGAATCCCTCGTTGCCGCCACGCGGCTTCGTACTGCCGGCCAGGCTGGTTGTTCGTGAATCGTGCGGTGCCTACCTGATGCATGGGCGGTAG